From a region of the Theobroma cacao cultivar B97-61/B2 chromosome 8, Criollo_cocoa_genome_V2, whole genome shotgun sequence genome:
- the LOC18592652 gene encoding polypyrimidine tract-binding protein homolog 3 isoform X1, which yields MAEPSKVIHVRNVGHEISENDLLQLFQPFGVITKLVMLRAKNQALLQMQDIPSAINALQFYTNVQPTIRGRNVYVQFSSHQELTTMDQTAQGRGDEPNRILLVTIHHMLYPITVEVLHQVFSPHGFVEKIVTFQKSAGFQALIQYQLRQSAVSARTSLQGRNIYDGCCQLDIQFSNLDELQVHYNNDRSRDFTNPNLPTEQKGRSSQPTGYGDVGGMYALEAHGARAVGFPQMANAAAIAAAFGGGLPPGISGTNDRCTVLVSNLNPDRIDEDKLFNLFSLYGNIVRIKLLRNKPDHALVQMGDGFQAELAVHFLKGAMLFGKRLEVNFSKHPNITQGADTHEYVNSNLNRFNRNAAKNYRYCCSPTKMIHLSTLPQDVSEEEIVNHLAEHGTIVNTKLFEMNGKKQALVMFETEEQATEALVSKHASSLGGSIIRISFSQLQTIRENSQ from the exons ATGGCGGAACCTTCTAAAGTCATTCATGTTCGCAATGTAGGCCATGAAATTTCTGAA AATGATTTGCTTCAGCTTTTCCAGCCATTTGGAGTGATAACAAAGCTTGTAATGCTCCGCGCAAAGAATCAG GCTCTTCTTCAAATGCAAGATATTCCTTCAGCCATCAATGCGTTGCAGTTCTACACTAATGTTCAACCAACTATTAG AGGGAGGAATGTCTACGTCCAATTCTCATCTCATCAGGAACTAACTACAATGGATCAGACTGCTCAAGGACGAGGTGACGAG CCGAATCGAATCCTCCTGGTTACAATCCATCATATGCTATATCCTATTACCGTGGAAGTGCTACACCAGGTTTTCTCACCTCATGGATTCGTGGAGAAGATCGTCACATTTCAGAAGTCGGCTG GTTTTCAAGCCCTGATCCAGTATCAACTGCGCCAAAGTGCAGTCTCAGCTAGAACTTCCCTTCAG GGCCGTAATATTTATGATGGCTGCTGTCAGCTGGATATACAGTTTTCAAA CCTTGATGAATTACAAGTTCATTACAATAATGATCGATCAAG GGATTTCACAAACCCAAATCTTCCAACAGAACAGAAGGGCAGATCCTCACAG CCTACTGGGTATGGTGATGTAGGAGGTATGTATGCCCTGGAAGCTCATGGAGCTAGGGCAG TTGGATTTCCACAG ATGGCTAATGCAGCTGCAATTGCAGCTGCTTTCGGAGGAGGTTTGCCTCCAGGAATAAGTGGGACAAATGATAGGTGTACAGTGCTTGTTTCCAATCTAAATCCTGAT AGAATAGATGAGGATAAGCTTTTCAACCTGTTCTCACTTTATGGAAACATTGTGAGAATTAAACTTCTACGCAATAAACCAGATCATGCTCTAGTTCAGATGGGTGATGGCTTTCAGGCTGAACTGGCAGTACACTTTCTCAAG GGGGCCATGCTATTTGGGAAGCGACTGGAGGTCAACTTTTCCAAACATCCTAACATAACACAGGGAGCTGACACACATGAATATGTGAACTCAAATCTCAACCGCTTTAATCGGAATGCTGCAAAGAACTACCGTTACTGCTGTTCCCCAACGAAGATGATTCATCTTTCCACTTTACCTCAGGATGTATCtgaagaggaaattgtgaatCATTTGGCGGAACATGGCACCATTGTTAATACCAAGCTCTTTGAAATGAATGGAAAGAAGCAAGCCCTTGTTATGTTTGAAACTGAGGAGCAAGCCACTGAAGCCCTTGTCTCCAAGCATGCAAGCTCGCTTGGTGGGTCAATAATCCGAATTTCATTCTCTCAGTTGCAGACAATAAGAGAGAACTCACAGTAA
- the LOC18592652 gene encoding polypyrimidine tract-binding protein homolog 3 isoform X2: MAEPSKVIHVRNVGHEISENDLLQLFQPFGVITKLVMLRAKNQALLQMQDIPSAINALQFYTNVQPTIRGRNVYVQFSSHQELTTMDQTAQGRGDEPNRILLVTIHHMLYPITVEVLHQVFSPHGFVEKIVTFQKSAGFQALIQYQLRQSAVSARTSLQGRNIYDGCCQLDIQFSNLDELQVHYNNDRSRDFTNPNLPTEQKGRSSQPTGYGDVGVGFPQMANAAAIAAAFGGGLPPGISGTNDRCTVLVSNLNPDRIDEDKLFNLFSLYGNIVRIKLLRNKPDHALVQMGDGFQAELAVHFLKGAMLFGKRLEVNFSKHPNITQGADTHEYVNSNLNRFNRNAAKNYRYCCSPTKMIHLSTLPQDVSEEEIVNHLAEHGTIVNTKLFEMNGKKQALVMFETEEQATEALVSKHASSLGGSIIRISFSQLQTIRENSQ; encoded by the exons ATGGCGGAACCTTCTAAAGTCATTCATGTTCGCAATGTAGGCCATGAAATTTCTGAA AATGATTTGCTTCAGCTTTTCCAGCCATTTGGAGTGATAACAAAGCTTGTAATGCTCCGCGCAAAGAATCAG GCTCTTCTTCAAATGCAAGATATTCCTTCAGCCATCAATGCGTTGCAGTTCTACACTAATGTTCAACCAACTATTAG AGGGAGGAATGTCTACGTCCAATTCTCATCTCATCAGGAACTAACTACAATGGATCAGACTGCTCAAGGACGAGGTGACGAG CCGAATCGAATCCTCCTGGTTACAATCCATCATATGCTATATCCTATTACCGTGGAAGTGCTACACCAGGTTTTCTCACCTCATGGATTCGTGGAGAAGATCGTCACATTTCAGAAGTCGGCTG GTTTTCAAGCCCTGATCCAGTATCAACTGCGCCAAAGTGCAGTCTCAGCTAGAACTTCCCTTCAG GGCCGTAATATTTATGATGGCTGCTGTCAGCTGGATATACAGTTTTCAAA CCTTGATGAATTACAAGTTCATTACAATAATGATCGATCAAG GGATTTCACAAACCCAAATCTTCCAACAGAACAGAAGGGCAGATCCTCACAG CCTACTGGGTATGGTGATGTAGGAG TTGGATTTCCACAG ATGGCTAATGCAGCTGCAATTGCAGCTGCTTTCGGAGGAGGTTTGCCTCCAGGAATAAGTGGGACAAATGATAGGTGTACAGTGCTTGTTTCCAATCTAAATCCTGAT AGAATAGATGAGGATAAGCTTTTCAACCTGTTCTCACTTTATGGAAACATTGTGAGAATTAAACTTCTACGCAATAAACCAGATCATGCTCTAGTTCAGATGGGTGATGGCTTTCAGGCTGAACTGGCAGTACACTTTCTCAAG GGGGCCATGCTATTTGGGAAGCGACTGGAGGTCAACTTTTCCAAACATCCTAACATAACACAGGGAGCTGACACACATGAATATGTGAACTCAAATCTCAACCGCTTTAATCGGAATGCTGCAAAGAACTACCGTTACTGCTGTTCCCCAACGAAGATGATTCATCTTTCCACTTTACCTCAGGATGTATCtgaagaggaaattgtgaatCATTTGGCGGAACATGGCACCATTGTTAATACCAAGCTCTTTGAAATGAATGGAAAGAAGCAAGCCCTTGTTATGTTTGAAACTGAGGAGCAAGCCACTGAAGCCCTTGTCTCCAAGCATGCAAGCTCGCTTGGTGGGTCAATAATCCGAATTTCATTCTCTCAGTTGCAGACAATAAGAGAGAACTCACAGTAA
- the LOC18592654 gene encoding 5-formyltetrahydrofolate cyclo-ligase-like protein COG0212 — protein MDSNIIRLSAPFSYNHSYLFTNQKFKLRFPSISIRLQGRKNYHSDAKEFDESAFEAERLRLDAKARDSMAQTSKRVMEALAEEEDDPQAWKWVIRKRIWDLMEARNIAQNPRPVHHRIPNFIGAPAAAKNLSELQVFGMANCVKVNPDSPQKQVRFLTLSDGKKLLTPQPRLRTGFFSVLESSRLTPSTINEACNSLGIAKYGRPIGLDEKIKVDLIVIGSVAVDPKTGARLGKGEGFAELEYGMLQYMGAIDESTPVVTSVHDCQLVDDIPVEKLLVHDVPVDIICTPTQVIFTNTAILKPQGIYWEKLSPEKLGQIRILRELKSKIERETGQKLPCGPSEKLPSTAQRRRQRS, from the exons ATGGACTCAAATATTATCCGATTATCAGCTCCGTTTAGCTACAACCATAGCTACCTTTTCACGAatcaaaaattcaaactccGTTTCCCTTCAATCAGTATCAGACTCCAAGGCAGGAAAAATTATCATTCTGATGCTAAGGAGTTCGACGAGTCGGCATTTGAAGCTGAGAGGCTGAGACTGGACGCAAAGGCTCGAGACTCAATGGCCCAGACTTCCAAAAGAGTGATGGAGGCGCttgcagaagaagaagatgaccCCCAAGCTTGGAAATGGGTCATCCGTAAAAGGATTTGGGATTTAATGGAAGCCCGGAATATTGCCCAGAATCCCAGACCCGTTCACCATCGGATCCCCAACTTTATTGGTGCACCTGCTGCtgccaaaaat TTGAGTGAGCTGCAGGTATTTGGGATGGCAAATTGTGTGAAGGTAAACCCGGATTCGCCTCAAAAGCAAGTCAGGTTTCTCACTCTTTCTG ATGGCAAGAAGTTGTTGACTCCTCAACCTCGTTTGAGAACCGGTTTCTTTTCGGTACTTGAATCCTCTAGGCTAACTCCTAGTACTATCAATGAGGCATGCAATTCCCTTGGGATTGCAAAGTATGGAAGGCCAATTGGATTGGAtgaaaagatcaaggtagaTCTGATTGTCATTGGTTCAGTTGCTGTAGATCCAAAGACTGGGGCTCGACTTGGCAAGGGAGAG GGATTTGCTGAACTCGAATATGGCATGCTGCAGTATATGGGAGCCATTGACGAGTCAACACCAGTGGTCACCTCAG TGCATGACTGTCAGTTGGTGGATGATATTCCGGTTGAGAAACTGTTGGTCCACGATGTCCCTGTTGACATCATATGTACTCCTACTCAAGTTATTTTTACCAATACAGCAATCCTGAAGCCTCAAG GGATCTACTGGGAGAAATTATCTCCTGAAAAGCTGGGGCAAATTCGGATACTGAGAGAGCTCAAGAGCAAAATTGAACGGGAGACTGGACAGAAGCTTCCCTGCGGTCCATCTGAGAAATTACCCTCCACTGCTCAAAGACGGCGCCAACGTTCATAA